From Paenibacillus sp. PK3_47, the proteins below share one genomic window:
- a CDS encoding DivIVA domain-containing protein — translation MPLTPLDIHNKEFSRRIRGYDEDEVNEFLDQVIKDYESVIRENKELQNQLLSIQERLDHFVNIEESLSKTILVAQEAADDVKNNSKKESQLIIKEAEKNADRIINEALSKSRKISIETEELRKQASIYRTRFRTLLEAQLELLSQDDWNALESREVSENLL, via the coding sequence ATGCCATTAACGCCGCTCGATATACATAACAAGGAATTCTCCCGGAGAATCCGCGGTTATGATGAAGATGAAGTCAATGAATTTTTGGATCAGGTGATCAAGGATTACGAAAGTGTCATTCGTGAGAACAAGGAGCTGCAGAACCAGCTATTGTCGATTCAGGAGCGTCTGGACCACTTTGTAAATATTGAAGAAAGCTTGTCGAAGACGATTCTTGTCGCCCAGGAAGCTGCGGATGATGTGAAGAACAATTCCAAGAAGGAATCCCAGCTGATTATCAAGGAAGCGGAGAAAAACGCGGACCGGATCATTAACGAAGCGTTGTCCAAATCCCGCAAGATTTCGATTGAAACCGAAGAGCTGCGCAAGCAGGCATCGATCTACCGCACCCGTTTCCGGACACTGCTGGAAGCACAGCTGGAGCTGCTGTCCCAGGATGACTGGAATGCGCTGGAGAGCCGCGAAGTCAGCGAGAATCTGCTGTAG
- a CDS encoding YlmH/Sll1252 family protein, which produces MKNELYGHFHPDERQFVDKAWEWVTNAGEYHETKLTEFLDPRQGYILQSLVNRHPDVEVRWEGGSERAERKRALIAPDYRDLTDEDMELKVLAITSGEQKFLDLEHGDYMGAILGLGIKRGKIGDIHVLEDGCHVVVAADIANFLAMNLTGVHRVNVSTEILPLSGLRSSEVKLETMDLTVASLRLDGIAADVTRLSRSKILAPIKAGRVRVNWKVVEDPSAGLKDGDVVSIQGFGRFKVLEIGSLTKKGRYRVQVGKFV; this is translated from the coding sequence ATGAAGAATGAACTTTACGGGCATTTTCATCCCGATGAACGTCAATTTGTGGACAAGGCCTGGGAATGGGTCACGAATGCCGGAGAATATCATGAAACCAAGCTGACTGAATTTCTCGATCCCCGCCAAGGGTATATTCTGCAAAGTCTCGTGAACCGTCATCCCGATGTGGAAGTGAGATGGGAGGGCGGTTCTGAGCGCGCGGAGCGGAAGAGGGCATTGATTGCTCCCGATTACCGTGACCTGACGGACGAGGATATGGAGCTGAAAGTGCTGGCCATTACGTCCGGAGAACAGAAGTTTCTGGATTTGGAGCATGGGGATTATATGGGGGCGATTCTCGGTCTTGGTATCAAAAGAGGAAAAATCGGCGATATCCATGTGCTGGAAGATGGCTGTCATGTAGTGGTAGCCGCGGATATCGCCAATTTTCTTGCCATGAATTTAACGGGAGTACACCGGGTTAATGTCAGTACGGAAATTCTGCCTCTCTCCGGCCTGCGCAGCAGTGAGGTCAAGCTGGAGACCATGGACCTTACAGTAGCCTCCCTGCGGCTGGATGGAATTGCAGCGGATGTTACCCGGTTAAGCCGGAGCAAAATTCTTGCACCGATCAAGGCCGGACGTGTCAGGGTGAACTGGAAAGTTGTGGAGGATCCATCGGCTGGTCTTAAAGACGGTGATGTCGTCTCCATTCAGGGCTTTGGACGTTTTAAGGTGCTAGAGATCGGCAGTCTGACCAAAAAAGGGCGGTACCGGGTTCAGGTCGGCAAATTTGTCTGA